In a single window of the Raphanus sativus cultivar WK10039 chromosome 9, ASM80110v3, whole genome shotgun sequence genome:
- the LOC108823728 gene encoding PHD finger protein ALFIN-LIKE 4 has product MDGGGAYNPRTVEEVFRDFKGRRSGMIKALTTDVQEFYRLCDPEKENLCLYGQPNERWEVNLPAEEVPPELPEPVLGINFARDGMQEKDWLSLVAVHSDAWLLAVAFFFGARFGFDKADRKRLFNMMNDLPSIFEVVAGTAKKQSKEKSSVSNNSSNRSKSNSKRGSEQRPKLTKPEEPEDEEEEEEGVEEEEDEDEDDEQGETQCGACGESYAADEFWICCDLCENWFHGKCVKITPARAEHIKQYKCPSCSNKRARS; this is encoded by the exons ATGGACGGAGGTGGCGCGTACAACCCACGCACGGTGGAGGAGGTTTTCAGAGATTTCAAGGGTCGTAGGAGTGGCATGATTAAAGCTTTAACCACTG ATGTTCAGGAGTTTTACCGACTTTGTGATCCCG AAAAGGAGAACCTGTGCCTCTATGGGCAACCAAATGAGCGCTGGGAAGTGAATCTACCAGCTGAAGAGGTTCCCCCGGAGCTCCCAGAGCCTGTCTTGGGCATCAACTTTGCCCGGGACGGGATGCAGGAAAAGGACTGGCTGTCCCTTGTTGCTGTCCACAGCGATGCATGGCTTCTTGCTGTTGCTTTCTTTTTCGGAGCCAGGTTTGGATTTGACAAAGCTGATag GAAAAGGCTTTTCAATATGATGAATGACCTCCCTTCAATATTTGAGGTTGTGGCTGGCACTGCTAAGAAACAATCAAAGGAGAAGTCTTCTGTTTCCAACAATAGCAGCAACAGATCCAAATCAAACTCCAAG CGAGGATCAGAACAGAGGCCCAAGCTCACAAAGCCTGAGGAGCCTGAagatgaagaggaggaagaggaaggtgtggaagaagaggaggatgaggatgaggatgatgagCAAGGGGAAACACAGTGTGGGGCATGTGGTGAGAGCTATGCAGCTGATGAGTTCTGGATCTGCTGTGATCTCTGTGAGAACTGGTTCCATGGGAAGTGTGTGAAGATAACACCAGCCAGAGCCGAGCACATCAAGCAGTATAAGTGCCCATCTTGCAGCAACAAGAGAGCTCGGTCCTAA
- the LOC130499498 gene encoding uncharacterized protein LOC130499498, with product MSLGALIKEEKREATSSSSSSQVHMPKDIDWQMLDKQRFFFLGAALFSGVSTALHPILVLKTRQQVSPTRVSCASISLAIARLEGLRGFYRGFGTSLLGTIPARALYMTALEITKSSVSHAAVRLGLSDTTSMAVANGAAGLTSAVAAQVVWTPVDVVSQRLMVQGDVSLSSSCRYANGFDAFRKILCTDGPRGLYRGFGLSILTYAPSNAVWWASYSLAQRSIWSKLKRQDGGGSVVVQALSAATASGCSALITMPVDTIKTRLQVLDAEENGRRRAMTVMQTVKSLLREGGFGACYRGLGPRWVSMSMSATTMITTYEFLKRLAVKKQ from the coding sequence ATGAGTTTAGGTGCGTTGATAAAAGAGGAGAAAAGAGAAGCaacatcctcttcttcttcttctcaggtACATATGCCAAAAGATATAGACTGGCAAATGCTCGATAAACAAAGATTCTTCTTCCTCGGCGCTGCTCTCTTCTCCGGTGTATCCACAGCTCTTCACCCTATCCTCGTCCTCAAAACAAGGCAGCAAGTCTCTCCGACCCGTGTCTCCTGCGCCAGCATCTCTCTCGCCATTGCTAGACTCGAGGGTCTAAGAGGTTTCTACAGGGGCTTTGGAACGTCTCTGCTCGGAACCATCCCGGCTCGTGCACTCTACATGACGGCTCTAGAGATCACCAAGAGTAGTGTCAGTCACGCCGCCGTTAGGTTAGGTTTGTCTGACACGACATCTATGGCTGTTGCCAACGGTGCAGCCGGTTTGACCTCTGCCGTGGCTGCTCAGGTTGTCTGGACGCCGGTTGATGTCGTGAGCCAACGGCTTATGGTTCAAGGTGACGTGTCGTTGAGCTCTTCTTGCAGATACGCTAATGGGTTTGATGCTTTTAGGAAGATTCTTTGCACTGATGGACCGAGAGGGTTATACAGAGGGTTTGGTCTCTCTATCTTGACTTATGCACCTTCAAATGCTGTCTGGTGGGCGTCTTACTCTTTAGCTCAAAGATCGATTTGGTCTAAACTCAAGCGTCAAGACGGTGGTGGCTCAGTGGTGGTTCAAGCGCTGAGTGCAGCGACAGCAAGTGGTTGCTCGGCTTTGATAACTATGCCTGTAGACACAATCAAGACAAGGTTACAGGTCTTGGACGCTGAAGAGAATGGGAGGAGACGAGCAATGACAGTGATGCAGACGGTGAAGAGCTTGTTGAGGGAAGGAGGCTTTGGGGCTTGTTACAGAGGTTTAGGACCAAGGTGGGTCTCAATGTCTATGTCTGCAACAACAATGATCACAACCTATGAGTTTTTGAAGCGCCTGGCTGTAAAGAAGCAGTAA
- the LOC108823773 gene encoding PHD finger protein ALFIN-LIKE 4, with protein MDGGGAYNPRTVEEVFRDFKGRRSGMIKALTTDVQEFYRLCDPEKENLCLYGQPNERWEVNLPAEEVPPELPEPVLGINFARDGMQEKDWLSLVAVHSDAWLLAVAFFFGARFGFDKADRKRLFNMMNDLPSIFEVVAGTAKKQSKEKSSVSNNSSNRSKSNSKRGSEPRPKLTKPEEPEDEEEEEEGVEEEEDEDEDDEQGETQCGACGESYAADEFWICCDLCENWFHGKCVKITPARAEHIKQYKCPSCSNKRARS; from the exons ATGGACGGAGGTGGCGCGTACAACCCACGCACGGTGGAGGAGGTTTTCAGAGATTTCAAGGGTCGTAGGAGTGGCATGATTAAAGCTTTAACCACTG ATGTTCAGGAGTTTTACCGACTTTGTGATCCCG AAAAGGAGAACCTGTGCCTCTATGGGCAACCAAATGAGCGCTGGGAAGTGAATCTACCAGCTGAAGAGGTTCCCCCGGAGCTCCCAGAGCCTGTCTTGGGCATCAACTTTGCCCGGGACGGGATGCAGGAAAAGGACTGGCTGTCCCTTGTTGCTGTCCACAGCGATGCATGGCTTCTTGCTGTTGCTTTCTTTTTCGGAGCCAGGTTTGGATTTGACAAAGCTGATag GAAAAGGCTTTTCAATATGATGAATGACCTCCCTTCAATATTTGAGGTTGTGGCTGGCACTGCTAAGAAACAATCAAAGGAGAAGTCTTCTGTTTCCAACAATAGCAGCAACAGATCCAAATCAAACTCCAAG cgaggatcagaaccgaGGCCCAAGCTCACAAAGCCTGAGGAGCCTGAagatgaagaggaggaagaggaaggtgtggaagaagaggaggatgaggatgaggatgatgagCAAGGGGAAACACAGTGTGGGGCATGTGGTGAGAGCTATGCAGCTGATGAGTTCTGGATCTGCTGTGATCTCTGTGAGAACTGGTTCCATGGGAAGTGTGTGAAGATAACACCAGCCAGAGCCGAGCACATCAAGCAGTATAAGTGCCCATCTTGCAGCAACAAGAGAGCTCGGTCCTAA
- the LOC108826085 gene encoding probable membrane-associated kinase regulator 1 → MRRQPRQRHSPPQSHSSPSSSSSSSEFEFNISISPRKAFSSLCPADELFYKGQLLPLQISPRLSLVRTLCSSSTSSSSSSSSTARDSTESSSSTDSSTSSFPLLHAPPLDCCDSSRTSSFTDEEDIFSKETKKSGFSLSRLSSVFKKDPKTVSSASPPPPSSSVKRMSSTAKEVIRKYMKKVKPLYDKLSQKQSTTATALKTESSHKDLKTESSFSGNLMKYTKRGRCAASCPSSMRSSPSHSGVLTRGGFPSCGSSSSSNSVSSSMEELQSAIQGAIAHCKNSMLQKSLVSSHEI, encoded by the coding sequence ATGAGACGTCAACCACGTCAACGTCACTCGCCACCGCAGTCTCACTCATCtccgtcgtcgtcgtcatctTCATCGGAGTTTGAATTCAACATCTCAATCTCGCCGCGAAAAGCTTTTTCTTCGCTTTGTCCAGCAGATGAGCTCTTCTACAAAGGTCAGCTTCTTCCTCTCCAGATTTCACCTCGTCTCTCTCTCGTCCGTACACTCTGTTCTTCTTctacttcctcttcttcttcctcttcctccaccGCACGTGACTCCACCGAATCTTCCTCCTCCACTGACTCCTCCACCTCCTCTTTTCCTCTCCTCCACGCTCCGCCGCTAGATTGCTGTGACTCTTCGCGCACTAGCTCTTTCACCGATGAAGAAGACATCTTCTCTAAAGAGACAAAGAAGAGTGGTTTCTCGCTCTCTAGACTTTCCTCTGTTTTCAAGAAAGATCCCAAAACGGTCTCCTCcgcctctcctcctcctccgtcttCGTCAGTTAAGAGAATGAGCTCAACGGCTAAAGAGGTGATTCGAAAATACATGAAAAAGGTCAAACCTTTATACGACAAGTTATCTCAGAAACAGAGCACCACCGCCACAGCTTTGAAAACAGAGTCCTCCCACAAAGACTTGAAAACAGAGTCGTCTTTCTCAGGGAACCTAATGAAATACACGAAACGAGGAAGATGCGCGGCGAGCTGTCCGTCGTCGATGAGGTCATCTCCGAGTCACTCCGGCGTGCTGACACGTGGTGGGTTTCCTAGTTGTggtagcagcagcagcagcaacagtgTGTCTTCTTCAATGGAAGAGCTGCAGAGTGCTATTCAAGGAGCTATTGCTCATTGCAAGAACTCAATGTTGCAGAAGAGTTTGGTTAGTAGTCATGAGATCTAG
- the LOC108826075 gene encoding probable membrane-associated kinase regulator 1 — protein MRRQPRQRHSPPQSHSSPSSSSSSSEFEFNISISPRKAFSSLCPADELFYKGQLLPLQLSPRLSLVRTLCSSSTSSSSSSSSTARDSTESSSSTDSSTSSFPLLHAPPLDCCDSSRTSSFTDEEDIFSKETKKSGFSLSRLSSVFKKDPKTVSSASPPPPSSSVKRMSSTAKEVIRKYMKKVKPLYDKLSQKQSTTATALKTESSHKDLKTESSFSGNLMKYTKRGRCAASCPSSMRSSPSHSGVLTRGGFPSCGSSSSSNSVSSSMEELQSAIQGAIAHCKNSMLQKSLVSSHEI, from the coding sequence ATGAGACGTCAACCACGTCAACGTCACTCGCCACCGCAGTCTCACTCATCtccgtcgtcgtcgtcatctTCATCGGAGTTTGAATTCAACATCTCAATCTCGCCGCGAAAAGCTTTTTCTTCGCTTTGTCCAGCAGATGAGCTCTTCTACAAAGGTCAGCTTCTTCCTCTCCAGCTTTCACCTCGTCTCTCTCTCGTCCGTACACTCTGTTCTTCTTctacttcctcttcttcttcctcttcctccaccGCACGTGACTCCACCGAATCTTCCTCCTCCACTGACTCCTCCACCTCCTCTTTTCCTCTCCTCCACGCTCCGCCGCTAGATTGCTGTGACTCTTCGCGCACTAGCTCTTTCACCGATGAAGAAGACATCTTCTCTAAAGAGACAAAGAAGAGTGGTTTCTCGCTCTCTAGACTTTCCTCTGTTTTCAAGAAAGATCCCAAAACGGTCTCCTCcgcctctcctcctcctccgtcttCGTCAGTTAAGAGAATGAGCTCAACGGCTAAAGAGGTGATTCGAAAATACATGAAAAAGGTCAAACCTTTATACGACAAGTTATCTCAGAAACAGAGCACCACCGCCACAGCTTTGAAAACAGAGTCCTCCCACAAAGACTTGAAAACAGAGTCGTCTTTCTCAGGGAACCTAATGAAATACACGAAACGAGGAAGATGCGCGGCGAGCTGTCCGTCGTCGATGAGGTCATCTCCGAGTCACTCCGGCGTGCTGACACGTGGTGGGTTTCCTAGTTGTggtagcagcagcagcagcaacagtgTGTCTTCTTCAATGGAAGAGCTGCAGAGTGCTATTCAAGGAGCTATTGCTCATTGCAAGAACTCAATGTTGCAGAAGAGTTTGGTTAGTAGTCATGAGATCTAG
- the LOC108827496 gene encoding uncharacterized protein LOC108827496 has product MSLGALIKEEKREATSSSSSSQVHMPKDIDWQMLDKQRFFFLGAALFSGVSTALHPILVLKTRQQVSPTRVSCASISLAIARLEGLRGFYRGFGTSLLGTIPARALYMTALEITKSSVGHAAVRLGFSDTTSMAVANGAAGLTSAVAAQVVWTPVDVVSQRLMVQGDVSLSSSCRYANGFDAFRKILCTDGPRGLYRGFGLSILTYAPSNAVWWASYSLAQRSIWSKLKRQDGGGSVVVQALSAATASGCSALITMPVDTIKTRLQVLDAEENGRRRAMTVMQTVKSLLREGGFGACYRGLGPRWVSMSMSATTMITTYEFLKRLAVKKQ; this is encoded by the coding sequence ATGAGTTTAGGTGCGTTGATAAAAGAGGAGAAAAGAGAAGCaacatcctcttcttcttcttctcaggtACATATGCCAAAAGATATAGACTGGCAAATGCTCGATAAACAAAGATTCTTCTTCCTCGGCGCTGCTCTCTTCTCCGGTGTATCCACAGCTCTTCACCCTATCCTCGTCCTCAAAACAAGGCAGCAAGTCTCTCCGACCCGTGTCTCCTGCGCCAGCATCTCTCTCGCCATTGCTAGACTCGAGGGTCTAAGAGGTTTCTACAGGGGCTTTGGAACGTCTCTGCTCGGAACCATCCCGGCTCGTGCACTCTACATGACGGCTCTAGAGATCACCAAGAGTAGTGTCGGTCACGCCGCCGTTAGGTTAGGTTTCTCTGACACGACATCTATGGCTGTTGCCAACGGTGCAGCCGGTTTGACCTCTGCCGTGGCTGCTCAGGTTGTCTGGACGCCGGTTGATGTCGTGAGCCAACGGCTTATGGTTCAAGGTGACGTGTCGTTGAGCTCTTCTTGCAGATACGCTAATGGGTTTGATGCTTTTAGGAAGATTCTTTGCACTGATGGACCGAGAGGGTTATACAGAGGGTTTGGTCTCTCTATCTTGACTTATGCACCTTCAAATGCTGTCTGGTGGGCGTCTTACTCTTTAGCTCAAAGATCGATTTGGTCTAAACTCAAGCGTCAAGACGGTGGTGGCTCAGTGGTGGTTCAAGCGCTGAGTGCAGCGACAGCAAGTGGTTGCTCGGCTTTGATAACTATGCCTGTAGACACAATCAAGACAAGGTTACAGGTCTTGGACGCTGAAGAGAATGGGAGGAGACGAGCAATGACAGTGATGCAGACGGTGAAGAGCTTGTTGAGGGAAGGAGGCTTTGGGGCTTGTTACAGAGGTTTAGGACCAAGGTGGGTCTCAATGTCTATGTCTGCAACAACAATGATCACAACCTATGAGTTCTTGAAGCGCCTGGCTGTAAAGAAGCAGTAA
- the LOC108825773 gene encoding gamma-glutamylcyclotransferase 2-1 — translation MVLWVFGYGSLIWNPGFDFDEKVIGYIKDYKRVFDLACIDHRGTPEHPARTCTLEQSTGAKCWGAAYCVRGGPEKEKLAMEYLEGRECEYDSKTLVEFYSETDTTKPILTGVIVFTSTPDKVSNKYYLGPAPLEEMAVQIATASGPCGNNREYLFKLEKAMHDIEHEDEYVIELANEVRKHLDLTKEVKALLNPVVSPVSIKPQSQAHVSTLQRVFAS, via the exons ATGGTTTTGTGGGTGTTCGGATATGGATCTTTGATATGGAACCCAGGTTTCGATTTTGATGAGAAAGTCATTGGCTATATCAAAGACTACAAACGTGTCTTCGATCTCG CGTGCATTGATCATAGAGGCACGCCTGAACATCCTGCAAGAACTTGCACGTTGGAGCAATCCACGGGAGCAAAATGC TGGGGTGCAGCTTATTGTGTTCGTGGAGGACCAGAGAAGGAGAAGCTAGCGATGGAG tattTGGAAGGAAGAGAATGCGAATACGACTCAAAAACCCTTGTTGAGTTTTACTCG GAAACTGACACCACCAAACCAATCTTGACCGGAGTTATAGT ATTCACGTCAACCCCAGACAAAGTATCAAACAAATACTACCTGGGCCCTGCTCCATTGGAGGAGATGGCGGTGCAAATCGCTACAGCTTCTGGACCTTGTGGAAACAACCGGGAGTATCTTTTCAAGCTGGAGAAAGCAATGCACGACATAG AGCACGAGGATGAGTATGTGATTGAACTGGCAAATGAGGTTAGGAAACATCTCGACTTAACAAAGGAAGTTAAGGCATTGTTGAACCCTGTTGTTTCTCCTGTTTCCATCAAACCTCAGTCTCAAGCTCATGTTTCCACTCTCCAACGGGTCTTTGCATCATGA
- the LOC108825774 gene encoding gamma-glutamylcyclotransferase 2-1 — protein sequence MVLWVFGYGSLIWNPGFDFDEKVIGYIKDYKRVFDLACIDHRGTPEHPARTCTLEQSTGAKCWGAAYCVRGGPEKEKLAMEYLEGRECEYDSKTLVEFYSETDTTKPILTGVIVFTSTPDKVSNKYYLGPAPLEEMAMQIATASGPCGNNREYLFKLEKAMHDIEHEDEYVIELANEVRKHLDLTKEVKALLNPVVSPVSIKPQSQAHVSTLQRVFAS from the exons ATGGTTTTGTGGGTGTTCGGATATGGATCTTTGATATGGAACCCAGGTTTCGATTTTGATGAGAAAGTCATTGGCTATATCAAAGACTACAAACGTGTCTTCGATCTCG CGTGCATTGATCATAGAGGCACGCCTGAACATCCTGCAAGAACTTGCACGTTGGAGCAATCCACGGGAGCAAAATGC TGGGGTGCAGCTTATTGTGTTCGTGGAGGACCAGAGAAGGAGAAGCTAGCGATGGAG tattTGGAAGGAAGAGAATGCGAATACGACTCAAAAACCCTTGTTGAGTTTTACTCG GAAACTGACACCACCAAACCAATCTTGACCGGAGTTATAGT ATTCACGTCAACCCCAGACAAAGTATCAAACAAATACTACCTGGGCCCTGCTCCATTGGAGGAGATGGCGATGCAAATCGCTACAGCTTCTGGACCTTGCGGAAACAACCGGGAGTATCTTTTCAAGCTGGAGAAAGCAATGCACGACATAG AGCACGAGGATGAGTATGTGATTGAACTGGCAAATGAGGTTAGGAAACATCTCGACTTAACAAAGGAAGTCAAGGCATTGTTGAACCCTGTGGTTTCTCCTGTATCCATCAAACCTCAGTCTCAAGCTCATGTTTCCACTCTCCAACGGGTCTTTGCATCATGA